From a region of the Bermanella marisrubri genome:
- the mltF gene encoding membrane-bound lytic murein transglycosylase MltF: MHNQAVSKRQWLLKASFALCLICVAVIMVLTTGNDHGYDDIMERGKLQIITRNSPTTYFEDKDQAAGFEYEMASMFADYLGVELEVKVADTLEDLINEVASGNVALAAAGLTVTDERKKLVSFADSYMSVTQKLVYRVGSQRPRNIEDLLGSKLVVTSHSSHAQYLRKLQRDHLPKLSWIEREDAEVVELVQMVENGEIDYTIVDSNELESIDNFYPNVASAFTLGEEQQLAWAFAKYSDQTLIAKAREFFNRIRETGDLSQLEERHYGHLKQIDNVGTLTFLQQADQRLPRYQDLFIKTAEELEEDWRLLAAIGYQESHWRPHARSRTGVRGLMMLTLNTAKEMGIKNRLDPVQSIKGGSAYFAKLKKRFDHIAEPDRTWLALAAYNVGAGHLRDAQDITEMQGGNPERWLDVKERLPLLTQKKWYKNTRHGYARGYEPVKYVQNIRRFYDLLVWRDQPEPNYALMNKEESFFTASNGYKKIAPLIN; this comes from the coding sequence ATGCATAATCAAGCAGTTAGCAAGCGCCAATGGTTATTAAAAGCCAGTTTCGCTCTATGTCTCATATGCGTTGCCGTCATTATGGTGCTTACCACCGGCAATGATCATGGCTACGATGACATAATGGAAAGAGGTAAGTTACAAATCATCACCCGTAACAGTCCTACTACCTACTTTGAAGATAAAGACCAAGCTGCCGGTTTTGAATATGAAATGGCGTCCATGTTTGCTGACTACCTGGGCGTGGAACTAGAAGTTAAGGTCGCCGACACCCTGGAAGACCTCATTAACGAAGTGGCCTCGGGCAACGTGGCCCTTGCTGCGGCAGGCTTAACAGTTACAGATGAGCGCAAAAAGCTGGTCAGTTTCGCTGATAGCTATATGTCAGTGACCCAAAAGCTAGTTTATCGCGTGGGTTCTCAGCGGCCTCGCAATATCGAAGACCTGTTAGGCAGTAAATTGGTCGTGACCTCTCACTCTAGTCATGCACAGTACTTACGAAAATTACAACGCGATCACTTACCAAAACTTAGTTGGATCGAGCGTGAAGATGCTGAAGTGGTGGAACTTGTACAAATGGTCGAAAATGGAGAAATCGACTACACCATAGTGGACAGCAACGAATTAGAATCCATTGATAATTTTTACCCTAATGTAGCCAGTGCATTTACTTTGGGCGAAGAACAGCAATTAGCTTGGGCGTTTGCAAAATACAGTGATCAAACTTTGATTGCCAAAGCTCGTGAATTCTTCAATCGTATTCGCGAGACAGGTGACTTGTCTCAATTAGAAGAAAGACACTACGGCCACTTGAAGCAAATCGATAATGTCGGCACTCTAACGTTCCTGCAGCAAGCGGATCAGCGCCTCCCTCGATACCAAGATTTATTCATTAAAACAGCCGAAGAGCTAGAAGAAGACTGGCGCTTACTCGCTGCTATTGGTTATCAAGAAAGTCATTGGCGCCCTCACGCTCGCTCTCGCACCGGTGTACGTGGGTTAATGATGCTAACCCTCAATACCGCGAAAGAAATGGGTATAAAAAATCGCTTAGACCCAGTGCAAAGTATAAAAGGTGGTAGCGCCTACTTTGCCAAACTGAAAAAACGTTTCGATCACATTGCAGAACCGGATCGTACTTGGCTGGCACTTGCCGCTTACAATGTCGGGGCAGGGCACCTTCGCGACGCGCAAGATATTACTGAAATGCAGGGCGGCAACCCAGAACGCTGGCTTGACGTAAAAGAACGACTACCGCTGCTAACGCAAAAGAAATGGTACAAAAACACACGACATGGCTACGCGCGCGGGTATGAGCCAGTCAAATATGTACAAAACATTCGCAGGTTCTATGACTTACTAGTATGGCGCGACCAGCCTGAACCAAATTACGCTTTAATGAACAAAGAAGAAAGCTTCTTTACTGCCAGCAATGGCTACAAAAAAATAGCACCGCTTATAAACTAA